From one Lotus japonicus ecotype B-129 chromosome 3, LjGifu_v1.2 genomic stretch:
- the LOC130743250 gene encoding uncharacterized protein LOC130743250: MSDRNGNGALPNKAAASLEKPEGDDAPSRIDSRKARENSDVDSETERKHSNSRRMKARESSDYFEDEKPRSRKRKSSRRRYSSDWDDSELGSDSEDDESERSSSDSESESESEEEMRERKTKERRRKREKEEERKKRRREKEKKRRKKEKEEERRKKEKRKEKRKEKKERGKKGAVTNSWGKYGVIRETDMWTKRPEFTAWLSEVKQVNLEHLANWEEKQMFKAFMEDHNTATFPSKKYYNLDAYYRRQMEKELKKGFKKVPAKERTVFNDEEQRRLELLQAREKHKEEQVRSLKHSMESGMAQAMKEQAQLREEMAYQYKLGNFEAAAAIQRRLDPDPAM; this comes from the exons ATGTCAGACCGAAACGGAAACGGTGCTCTGCCGAATAAGGCTGCAGCGAGCTTGGAGAAACCCGAAGGTGATGATGCTCCGTCCAGAATAGATTCCAGGAAAGCCCGAGAAAATTCCGACGTAGACTCGGAAACCGAGAGAAAGCACAGCAATTCGAGGAGGATGAAAGCGCGAGAAAGCTCAGACTACTTTGAAGATGAGAAACCACGCAGCAGGAAGAGGAAATCATCGCGGAGGCGCTACAGCAGCGATTGGGATGATTCGGAGTTAGGTTCAGATTCGGAGGACGATGAGTCCGAGCGGTCTAGTTCGGATTCTGAATCGGAATCTGAGAGCgaggaagaaatgagagagaggaagacgaaggagaggaggaggaagagagagaaggaggaagaaaggaagaagaggcggagggagaaggagaagaagaggcggaagaaggagaaagaagaggagagaaggaagaaagagaaacggaaggagaagaggaaagaGAAGAAGGAGAGAGGGAAGAAAGGAGCAGTCACAAATTCATGGGGAAAGTATGGTGTTATTAGAGAAACTGATATGTG GACCAAACGACCAGAATTCACTGCTTGGTTGTCAGAAGTAAAGCAG GTGAATCTGGAGCATCTGGCTAATTGGGAAGAAAAACAGATGTTCAAAGC ATTCATGGAGGATCACAACACAGCCACATTCCCTTCCAAAAA GTACTACAACCTTGATGCTTACTATAGGCGTCAAATGGAAAAAGAGTTGAAAAAGGGTTTTAAGAAGGTCCCGGCAAAAGAACGTACTGTTTTCAATGATGAAGAGCAGCGCAG GCTAGAATTGTTGCAAGCACGTGAGAAGCATAAGGAAGAGCAAGTGAGATCTTTGAAGCACTCTATGGAAAGTGGAATG GCACAGGCAATGAAAGAGCAAGCTCAACTCAGGGAGGAGATGGCTTACCAGTACAAGCTAGGAAACTTCGAG GCTGCCGCTGCCATCCAGAGAAGGTTGGACCCTGATCCTGCCATGTAG
- the LOC130744284 gene encoding uncharacterized protein LOC130744284 yields MTVAFNANDGKILKLVKRVPKSKNLLDKDYTHYIKGSLITLVRNKVDVQDIPTSARKRVGGKRVPLNVASAPIDNVSFHSEDFVHRWKDDEDFKDLGKCYEKLIREFIVNIPSNCNDEGSEEYIKVFVRGRCVNFPQKIINEFLGRNTEVVTVKYAVLNRIGAASLASTNHTSRVTHQLARLIFLVGTRAKLDFGTYMSKQTIKHADSFAVKLSIMFPCLMTKLILEQHPDIVRADENQGKKGLPLTFDYRLFARTHVPDILLPTAKVGASASGAKKVTGLSKEDTIQASKIRKHNVDKLIRMMIETTVVAAKEEDEEEGDEPEDTESNGSTEQTLNKDRTNGVNWKTLAIFHQN; encoded by the exons ATGACAGTTGCTTTCAATGCTAATGACGGCAAAATTTTGAAACTCGTGAAGCGTGT GCCCAAATCCAAGAATCTTCTAGATAAGGACTACACCCACTACATAAAGGGGTCCCTCATT ACCTTAGTACGGAACAAAGTTGATGTGCAAGACATCCCAACTTCTGCTAGGAAAAGAGTTGGAGGAAAGAGGGTTCCTCTGAATGTTGCTTCAGCACCTATTGACAATGTGTCCTTCCATTCTGAGGACTTTGTTCACAGATGGAA GGATGATGAAGACTTCAAGGATCTCGGCAAATGCTATGAGAAGCTGATTAGGGAGTTCATTGTGAACATTCCCTCTAACTGCAATGATGAAGGAAGTGAGGAGTACATAAAAGTGTTTGTTAGAGGAAGGTGTGTGAATTTCCCACAAAAAATTATCAATGAGTTTCTGGGAAGGAATACAGAGGTTGTGACTGTCAAGTATGCTGTGTTGAACAGAATTGGAGCTGCCAGCTTGGCCTCTACCAATCATACTTCTAGAGTCACTCATCAACTAGCTAGGTTGATCTTTCTGGTGGGAACAAGAGCCAAGCTGGATTTTGGCACTTATATGTCTAAACAAACAATCAAGCATGCAGACTCTTTTGCAGTGAAGTTGTCAATCATGTTTCCTTGCCTTATGACTAAGCTCattctggagcaacatcctgaCATAGTGAGAGCTGATGAAAATCAAGGTAAGAaaggtttacctctcacttttgaCTACCGTCTGTTTGCTAGGACACATGTTCCAGACATTCTGCTGCCTACTGCAAAGGTTGGAGCTAGTGCTAGTGGGGCCAAGAAAGTTACTGGATTGAGTAAGGAG GATACTATCCAAGCTAGCAAGATTAGGAAGCATAATGTGGACAAGCTCAtcaggatgatgattgagaCTACTGTTGTTGCTGCTAAAGAAGAGGACGAGGAGGAAGGTGATGAACCTGAAGATACTGAATCAAACGGCTCTACTGAACAGACATTAAATAAGGATCGAACCAATGGAGTTAATTGGAAAACCTTGGCCATTTTCCATCAGAATTGA
- the LOC130743254 gene encoding uncharacterized protein LOC130743254 — translation MNSSSASSSRSRTMSAGGKARCQCGLTLIIYTAGTRENPDRRFLRCRRWQFPDSCGFFFWIDEPLMGRNAAQGRHAQVESDAMSLNSEIGNGPVTSVHVLPDLNKKINKLKKKLEVERFQKKIACLFTVLAMMVAVWSLCIRKG, via the exons ATGAATTCTTCATCCGCTTCGTCCTCCCGTTCCAGGACAATGTCTGCAGGTGGAAAGGCCAGGTGTCAATGTGGTCTCACTCTCATCATCTACACAGCTGGTACTCGAGAAAACCCAGATAGGAGATTTTTGAGGTGCAGAAGATGGCAA TTTCCAGATTCTTGTGGTTTCTTTTTCTGGATTGATGAACCACTTATGGGAAGAAATGCAGCTCAGGGAAGGCATGCTCAAGTTGAAAGTGATGCAATGAGTTTAAATTCTGAGATTGGTAATGGTCCTGTCACCTCTGTGCATGTTCTTCCTGATTTGAATAAAAAGATTAACAAACTCAAGAAGAAGCTTGAAGTTGAGAGattccagaagaagattgcatGCTTGTTCACTGTCCTTGCAATGATGGTAGCAGTGTGGAGTTTATGTATTAGAAAGGGTTGA